The following are encoded in a window of Thunnus albacares chromosome 17, fThuAlb1.1, whole genome shotgun sequence genomic DNA:
- the nbr1b gene encoding next to BRCA1 gene 1 protein isoform X1, whose protein sequence is MDFYINLKVNFRGNSKNFLLSGSETKSWESMEAMVKRSFGLCSLQLTYFDEENEEVSINSQVEYEEALKSAARQGNRLHMNVYETRGQPARISTTKASGAEPKRGFRPPQHCPALAQVVSRKVQAAVPEQGMVIMKEVKGTKEEDKTPPAWFTSYMEKFKDQVVREAVEKICREFSGQCCIHKPLGGGGGGGGAGGGRGETVGGAEAQQVPEVSSSTLPGAPSSSTPPCSSCRGQTTGGGYQCSVCTSCTLCEPCSFSHDPSHNLVRARTPLSIPEHGSPAPDHSRFYRRGDRSFRKAEKQRLKAEKRLLKAEVKEIRKQLRMERRGLQWSSSHRDGSSSPVLLQPRATQHNSPERPKRPCPLVVPTMTAAFLDENLPDGTRLRPGTKFIKYWKMRNTGTIGWSADTKLKFMWGNLAVGSGDRWREVSVPFLQPGQVGIVSVALCAPAVEGSYTSHWRLAHAGEQFGPRVWCSIVVDPLAPAPMMVDGILVSPCVTPQGKNPVAKDGKACAASREQPLMSVDQEEYYIPSVDLLTAQDLLSFELLDINIVQELESVPNNTPADMTPCMSPLPQEGHLQDKSSPSLGLIQEETEVINSIMDVPHGAGSGAEGGGVPAQEEGEDDISGTQFVCETVIRSLTLEEAPDHTPLRGSRPGTGKGQSAVVRPAAQGGSCVKSKAEESPDSSPGSSKNPLKPPATLKASLPSPLKASLPAPLSVAPTPGPGPSSAPTPLHAPPRASTLQEHTATGEGEEPHMENICVESTAKESEKELEEVKEKEREEKREGARSRSSSTSSEDYIIILPDCFDTSRPLGESMYSSALSQPGDIPAKTPTDPENPSSEHLGSTTTDGELGKADEPGAGPGTGVSGTSSANDMLCTSQTLDDEPLTPEVVAPPKAIVTPSPESSGETDVDAAAAAAAAAAAGGEAEDSELYQTEGASGPEETQTDATEATEDTEEDNPEDPRHPGITSGLVKGALSVAASAYKALFTGQGPTQPPVDASTQDTMMAVLVEMGFGDRPLNQRLLKKHNYNLLDVVNELVQMTDNDWYSTRY, encoded by the exons GTGAAGCGTTCGTTTGGCCTGTGCAGCCTTCAGCTGACCTATTTCGACGAGGAGAATGAAGAG GTGTCCATTAACAGCCAAG TGGAGTATGAGGAGGCGCTGAAG AGTGCAGCCAGGCAGGGGAACCGACTGCACATGAATGTGTATGAGACTCGGGGCCAGCCAGCAAGGATCTCCACCACCAAGGCCAGTGGAGCAGAGCCCAAGAGAGGCTTCAGACCCCCACAGCACTGCCCTGCTTTGGCCCAGGTGGTCAGCCGCAAGGTCCAGGCTGCAGTGCCAGAACAGGGCATG GTGATCATGAAAGAAGTGAAAGGGaccaaagaagaagacaagACTCCTCCAGCCTGGTTTACCTCTTACATGGAGAAG TTTAAGGACCAGGTCGTTCGCGAGGCAGTAGAGAAGATCTGCCGGGAATTCTCTGGACAGTGCTGCATCCATAAGCCCttgggaggtggaggtggaggaggaggagcagggggaGGCAGAGGGGAAACAGTAGGAGGAGCGGAAGCCCAGCAAGTCCCTGAGGTTTCCTCCTCCACCCTGCCTGGAGCACCATCGTCCTCCACTCCTCCCTGCTCATCCTGTCGGGGGCAGACCACTGGAGGAGGCTACCAGTGCAG tgtgtgtacatCCTGTACTCTGTGTGAGCCCTGCAGTTTCTCTCATGATCCCAGTCACAACCTGGTGAGAGCCAGGACTCCTCTGTCCATCCCGGAGCACGGATCACCTGCCCCAGACCACAGCAG GTTTTACAGGCGAGGTGACCGCAGTTTCCGGAAGGCGGAGAAGCAGCGGCTGAAAGCAGAGAAACGCCTGCTGAAAGCTGAGGTCAAAGAGATCAGGAAGCAGCTGAGGATGGAGAGGCGGGGCTTACAGTGGAGCTCCTCCCACCGAGATGGAAGCTCCTCCCCGGTCCTTCTGCAGCCTCGAGCCACCCAGCACAACAGCCCAGA GCGTCCAAAGCGTCCATGTCCCCTGGTGGTTCCAACCATGACAGCTGCATTTCTGGATGAGAACCTTCCTGATGGAACCCGATTACGTCCTGGGACCAAGTTCATCAAGTACTGGAAGATGAGGAACACTGGAACAATCGGCTGGAGTGCTGATACTAAG CTGAAGTTCATGTGGGGAAACCTGGCAGTGGGATCTGGGGACCGTTGGAGAGAGGTATCTGTTCCCTTTCTCCAGCCAGGACAG GTTGGCATAGTGAGCGTGGCACTATGTGCTCCTGCTGTGGAGGGCTCCTACACCTCTCACTGGCGTCTGGCCCATGCTGGGGAGCAGTTTGGACCCAGGGTCTGGTGCAGCATCGTGGTTGACCCTCTGGCCCCGGCACCTATGATGGTTGATGGGATACTGGTGTCCCCCTGTGTTACACCGCAG GGTAAGAACCCAGTGGCAAAGGATGGAAAAGCCTGTGCAGCTTCTAGGGAGCAACCTCTCATGTCAGTGGACCAAGAAGAGTACTACATCCCCTCTGTTGATCTGCTCACTGCACAG GATCTTCTGTCTTTCGAGTTGTTGGACATCAACATTGTCCAAGAGTTGGAGAGCGTCCCAAATAACACCCCTGCTG ACATGACTCCCTGTATGTCCCCTCTGCCTCAAGAGGGACACCTGCAGGACAAGAGTAGTCCCTCTTTGGGTCTGATCCAGGAGGAGACAGAAGTCATCAATAGCATCATGG ATGTCCCACATGGTGCAGGATCTGGAGCTGAAGGTGGCGGAGTCCCGGCtcaggaggaaggagaggatgaCATCAGCGGGACTCAATTTGTTTGTGAGACTGTGATTCGCTCACTGACACTGGAGGAGGCCCCTGACCACACCCCTCTGAGAGGGTCCCGCCCAGGGACAGGTAAAGGTCAGTCTGCAG TGGTGCGTCCGGCTGCTCAGGGTGGCTCATGTGTGAAGAGCAAAGCGGAGGAGAGCCCAGACAGCAGCCCTGGCAGCTCCAAAAACCCCCTGAAACCACCGGCTACGCTCAAGGCTTCCCTTCCATCCCCACTGAAAGCCTCCCTGCCTGCTCCCCTGTCTGTAGCCCCAACCCCGGGGCCTGGCCCCAGCTCAGCACCAACCCCACTCCACGCTCCGCCCAGAGCCTCCACACTGCAGGAGCACACAGCCACAG GTGAAGGTGAGGAGCCCCACATGGAGAACATCTGTGTGGAGTCCACGGCGAAGGAGAGCGAGAAGGAGCTagaggaggtgaaggagaaAGAGCGAGAGGAAAAGCGAGAAGGGGCGAGGAGTcgctcctcctccacctcctcagaGGATTACATCATCATCCTTCCTGACTGCTTTGACACCAGTCGGCCCCTGGGGGAGTCCATGTACAG ctctgctctgtccCAGCCTGGTGACATCCCTGCCAAGACCCCCACAGACCCAGAAAACCCATCTTCTGAGCATCTGGGCAGTACCACCACAGATGGGGAGTTGGGCAAGGCGGATGAACCCGGTGCAGGTCCAGGGACAGGGGTGTCAGGAACCAGCAGCGCCAACGACATGCTTTGTACATCTCAGACACTGGATGATGAGCCGCTGACACCTGAAGTGGTGGCACCGCCTAAAGCCATTGTCACACCAAG TCCAGAGAGCAGTGGAGAAACAGATGTcgacgctgctgctgctgctgctgctgctgctgctgcaggtggaGAAGCAGAGGACTCTGAACTGTACCAAACTGAGGGTG CCTCTGGTCCTGAAGAAACCCAGACAGATGCTACTGAAGCTACtgaagacacagaggaagacaaCCCTGAGGACCCCag GCATCCAGGCATCACCAGCGGTCTGGTGAAGGGAGCTCTGTCAGTAGCTGCTTCTGCCTACAAAGCCCTGTTTACTGGACAAGGCCCCACACAG CCACCAGTGGACGCGTCCACCCAGGACACCATGATGGCTGTGCTGGTAGAGATGGGTTTTGGGGACCGTCCGCTCAACCAGCGGCTGCTAAAGAAACACAACTACAACCTGCTGGACGTGGTCAACGAGCTCGTTCAGATGACCGACAATGATTGGTATTCCACACGCTACTGA